From Medicago truncatula cultivar Jemalong A17 chromosome 7, MtrunA17r5.0-ANR, whole genome shotgun sequence, a single genomic window includes:
- the LOC11422686 gene encoding 50S ribosomal protein 5, chloroplastic, with the protein MALLCSNLFTLTPLSSSSIFPIPTTTPISRVHVGLPTNSLKGLQISTPFVVKPRKNAISIVSATAESNVADGSESESKKESDAVSVDKLPLESKLKEREEKRLKMKLDKKIRLRRKRLVQKRKLRKKGNWPPSKMKKLKSV; encoded by the exons aTGGCACTTCTATGCTCCAATCTCTTCACGCTGACacctctttcttcttcctccattttCCCAATTCCCACCACAACCCCAA TTTCAAGAGTGCACGTTGGTTTACCCACAAACTCATTGAAGGGGCTTCAAATCTCGACACCCTTTGTCGTGAAACCAAGGAAAAATGCAATTTCTATTGTATCTGCAACTGCTGAATCCAATGTTGCAGATGGGTCTGAAAGTGAAAGCAAGAAAGAGAGTGATGCTGTTTCTGTAGATAAGCTTCCTTTGGAATCAAAATTGAAGGAGAGGGAGGagaagaggttgaagatgaagctTGATAAGAAGATAAGGTTGAGGAGAAAGAGACTTGTTCAAAAGAGGAAGTTGAGGAAGAAGGGTAATTGGCCACCTTCcaagatgaagaaattgaagaGTGTTTGA
- the LOC25499000 gene encoding protein ROOT PRIMORDIUM DEFECTIVE 1: MNPLSTFRYRIFQATTTISSFSPFFLFNQKRWKKPTISAQTRLEDRIRDTHFDKLTTHFKKLSLVLKTRNLISNRKRGSFVSLQLMSRWKNITGLNVTVTSFLQKYPHVFYLFVHPFRRNMCCRMTKKMKELILLEEVVVRQHEVEVVKRVKKLLMMSVNGTLHLHALRLIRRELGLPCDFRESILGRYSDEFRLVDLEIVALVGWDDELGMARVEEWREREYREKWLSEFETKFAFPINFPTGFKIERGFREKLKGWQRLSYTKPYERKNVKCGGVQRYEKRAVAVLHELLSLTVEKMVEVDQLAHFRRDFDIEVNVRELLLRHPGIFYISTKGNAQTVFLREAYEKGGLIEPNPVYEVRRNMLELVLLGRRKTKQLLASCDESKEESNAVVYEVDGEIKREGDWVIPFLEANEKN, from the coding sequence ATGAATCCATTATCAACCTTCAGATACAGAATCTTCCAAGCAACCACCACAATCTCATCATTCTCACCTTTTTTCCTCTTCAACCAAAAACGATGGAAAAAACCCACCATTTCAGCACAAACCCGTTTAGAAGACCGAATAAGAGACACCCACTTTGACAAATTAACAACCCACTTCAAAAAACTCAGCCTTGTTCTCAAAACCCGCAACCTCATATCAAATCGAAAACGTGGTTCTTTTGTCTCTCTTCAACTCATGTCACGCTGGAAAAACATTACAGGACTTAATGTCACTGTTACttcctttcttcaaaaataCCCTCATGTTTTTTATCTGTTTGTTCATCCTTTTAGGAGAAACATGTGCTGTAGAATGACGAAAAAGATGAAAGAGTTGATCTTGTTGGAAGAGGTTGTTGTGAGACAACATGAGGTTGAGGTTGTTAAAAGGGTGAAGAAGTTGCTTATGATGTCTGTGAATGGTACTCTTCATTTGCATGCTTTGAGGTTAATTAGAAGAGAATTGGGTCTTCCTTGTGATTTTAGAGAATCCATTCTTGGGAGATATAGTGATGAGTTTAGGTTGGTTGATTTGGAGATTGTGGCATTGGTTGGTTGGGACGATGAATTGGGAATGGCGCGTGTTGAGGAATGGAGGGAAAGAGAGTATAGAGAGAAATGGTTGAGTGAATTTGAGACCAAGTTTGCTTTTCCTATTAATTTTCCAACCGGGTTTAAGATTGAGAGAGGGTTTAGGGAAAAGTTGAAGGGTTGGCAAAGGCTATCATATACGAAGCcttatgagagaaaaaatgttAAGTGCGGTGGGGTTCAGAGGTATGAGAAGAGGGCTGTTGCTGTTCTTCATGAGCTGTTGAGCTTGACTGTGGAGAAAATGGTTGAGGTTGATCAATTGGCTCATTTTCGAAGGGATTTTGATATCGAAGTTAATGTGCGCGAGCTACTGTTAAGGCATCCGGGGATATTTTACATATCTACAAAGGGAAATGCTCAAACTGTTTTTCTTAGGGAGGCCTATGAGAAAGGCGGGTTGATTGAGCCTAATCCGGTGTATGAAGTTCGTAGGAATATGTTGGAGCTTGTGTTATTAGGACGCAGAAAAACCAAACAATTGTTAGCTTCTTGTGATGAATCCAAGGAAGAGAGCAATGCTGTAGTCTATGAAGTGGATGGGGAAATTAAAAGAGAAGGTGATTGGGTGATTCCATTCTTGGAGGCTAATGAGAAGAATTGA
- the LOC11422685 gene encoding E3 ubiquitin-protein ligase At4g11680: MEERQQEQQRQVITVGTLNSLLRSENDDDDGACVYSRAVLVVDMVWNLAFVVVAAAVILSTFNERPSTPLRLWLCGYAFECLLHVAFVFSEFRVTTRDSFSHTPYSIAKKLEPMNTLASSVWWVFGFYWIVVGGQPLLEDSPRLYWLTVVFLAFDVFFIIFCIGMACIVFFALFCIIPIIALAYALRIREGASEDDISSLPMYRFSQSNVMVMVDDNKKQHVKAKIGSYNPSHISELSLHPDDSECCICLCPYVDGTELYRLPCTHHFHCACISRWLRTKATCPLCKYNIRRADTLV; encoded by the exons ATGGAAGAAAgacaacaagaacaacaacgCCAGGTCATCACTGTCGGAACTCTCAACTCTCTCCTCCGATCGGAGAACGATGACGACGACGGAGCATGCGTCTATTCAAGGGCGGTGCTGGTGGTCGACATGGTCTGGAACCTCGCTTTTGTGGTGGTTGCCGCCGCCGTCATCCTCTCCACTTTCAACGAGCGTCCTTCCACTCCTCTCAGACTTTGGCTCTGTGGCTATGCCTTTGAGTGTCTTCTTCATGTTGCTTTTGTTTTCTCTGAATTTCGTGTCACTACTCGTGATTCCTTCTCTCACACTCCTTACag CATTGCGAAAAAGTTAGAGCCTATGAACACATTGGCATCATCTGTTTGGTGggtttttggattttattgGATTGTTGTCGGTGGCCAACCACTTCTTGAAGATTCTCCTCGTCTCTACTG GTTAACAGTCGTCTTTCTAGCATTTGAcgtattttttattatcttttgtaTTGGGATGGCATGTATAGTTTTCTTCGCTCTCTTCTGCATCATCCCAATAATAGCGTTAGCTTATGCTTTAAGAATCAGAGAAGGTGCTTCGGAAGATGATATCAGCTCACTTCCTATGTATAGGTTTAGTCAGTCAAATGTAATGGTTATGGTTGATGACAACAAGAAGCAACATGTTAAAGCAAAAATCGGTTCATACAATCCAAGCCATATCAGTGAACTATCTCTTCATCCAGATGATTCT GAATGTTGTATCTGCCTGTGTCCATATGTTGATGGAACAGAACTGTATCGCCTTCCATGTACCCACCATTTTCATTGTGCATGCATCAGCCGTTGGCTTCGGACAAAAGCAACTTGTCCGCTCTGCAAATATAATATCCGAAGAGCCGATACATTGGTCTAA